The following proteins are co-located in the Brevibacillus laterosporus DSM 25 genome:
- a CDS encoding class I SAM-dependent methyltransferase gives MSDKQCRFCNSLLTHTFLDLGVSPLANSFIPPDCVDDMEPFYPLHAYVCDKCFLVQVGQFESPDQIFHHYLYFSSYSSSWLSHAEKYTEMAIARFQLNNHSQVIEIASNDGYLLQYFHKHNIRTLGIEPAKNVAKISNDKGIPTKADFFGERLAKQLVQEGYKGDLIVANNVLAHVPQLHDFIAGLKILLQPNGMITIEFPHVLHLILGNQFDTIYHEHFSYFSLLTVQSILSNHELKVVDVEELPTHGGSLRLFVKHKEDKEQIRPSVTELIGKEQEHGLDHLPTYLEFSKKVEQMKINILSFFVKAHDMKKKMVGYGAPAKGNTLLHFCGIGKELIPYTVDQNPHKQGLILPGSRIPIKKPDEIQRTKPDYVLILPWNLKEEIMEECSYIRNWGGKFVVFVPEVEVL, from the coding sequence ATGTCCGATAAACAATGTCGTTTTTGCAATTCATTGCTAACTCATACATTCTTGGATTTAGGAGTTTCACCTCTCGCTAACTCATTCATACCACCAGACTGTGTAGATGATATGGAACCGTTTTATCCGTTGCATGCCTATGTTTGTGATAAATGTTTTCTCGTACAAGTAGGTCAATTTGAATCACCAGATCAAATTTTTCATCACTATCTTTATTTTAGCTCGTATTCCTCTAGTTGGTTATCCCATGCTGAAAAATATACGGAGATGGCTATCGCTAGGTTCCAATTAAATAATCATTCGCAAGTAATTGAAATCGCAAGTAATGACGGGTATTTATTACAATACTTCCACAAGCATAATATTCGAACACTAGGAATTGAACCAGCAAAAAATGTAGCAAAAATTTCTAATGATAAAGGAATTCCCACGAAAGCTGATTTTTTTGGCGAAAGATTAGCAAAGCAATTGGTACAGGAAGGTTATAAAGGAGATTTAATTGTCGCAAATAATGTGCTAGCACACGTACCTCAATTGCATGATTTTATAGCAGGGCTAAAAATACTGTTGCAACCAAATGGTATGATCACAATCGAGTTCCCCCATGTCTTACACCTCATTCTCGGTAACCAATTTGATACGATCTACCATGAACACTTCTCTTACTTTTCACTACTAACCGTTCAAAGCATCCTATCTAACCATGAGCTAAAGGTTGTAGATGTGGAGGAACTCCCTACCCACGGTGGGTCTTTACGTTTATTCGTAAAACATAAAGAGGATAAAGAACAAATTCGGCCAAGCGTAACAGAGCTCATTGGGAAGGAACAAGAACACGGTCTTGACCACTTACCAACATATCTGGAGTTTTCCAAGAAAGTGGAACAAATGAAGATCAACATTCTATCCTTTTTCGTTAAAGCCCATGATATGAAAAAGAAAATGGTTGGCTATGGGGCTCCGGCTAAAGGAAATACTCTCTTACACTTTTGTGGAATAGGAAAAGAGCTCATCCCCTATACAGTGGATCAAAACCCGCATAAACAAGGACTTATATTACCTGGTTCTCGTATTCCGATTAAAAAGCCAGATGAAATACAACGAACAAAACCAGATTATGTACTCATTTTACCGTGGAACTTGAAGGAAGAAATTATGGAGGAATGCTCCTATATTCGAAATTGGGGCGGAAAATTTGTCGTGTTTGTTCCAGAAGTGGAAGTGCTATAG
- a CDS encoding NAD-dependent epimerase/dehydratase family protein has product MEKVLVTGGNGWIGRYVVSMLHQMGCEVHATYRRAPLLDITCTWHQVDLLCHTEVADLIDKVKPSHLVHLAWEAVPPHCYHSLANYYWVQSSMALFRHFVECGGKRAVVAGTCAEYEWVEGYLSETTSISSYKTPYSVCKNTLRLWLQSYSEQVGLCTCWGRIFHLYGPHDPGNRLVSTLITALLKGEEALCTHGNQYRDFLYITDVADALVSLLRSDIQGTVNIASGQPIQLKQIASLIGEKIGNEELIKWGAIPSPQDEPLFVGANIERLQRGINWKPKYSLDAGLEETIVWWKNSLDKHSSL; this is encoded by the coding sequence ATGGAAAAAGTTCTCGTTACAGGTGGAAATGGCTGGATCGGCAGATATGTAGTGAGCATGCTACATCAAATGGGATGCGAGGTTCATGCGACGTATCGAAGGGCGCCTCTTTTGGATATTACCTGTACTTGGCATCAAGTCGATCTTTTATGCCATACAGAAGTAGCCGACCTGATTGATAAGGTGAAGCCTTCTCATCTAGTACATTTAGCTTGGGAAGCAGTACCTCCCCACTGTTATCATTCACTTGCTAATTACTATTGGGTGCAATCCAGCATGGCATTATTTCGTCATTTTGTCGAATGTGGTGGAAAAAGAGCCGTAGTGGCTGGAACTTGTGCAGAATATGAATGGGTGGAAGGCTATTTATCTGAAACCACCTCCATTTCCTCTTATAAAACACCTTATTCTGTTTGTAAAAACACCTTACGTTTATGGCTCCAATCATATTCTGAACAGGTTGGTTTATGTACCTGCTGGGGTAGAATCTTTCATTTATATGGTCCTCATGATCCCGGCAATCGGCTTGTTTCTACCCTTATCACCGCTTTATTGAAAGGCGAAGAGGCTTTATGCACGCATGGGAATCAATATCGTGATTTTCTCTATATCACTGATGTAGCCGATGCCCTTGTCTCTTTATTACGAAGCGATATACAAGGAACTGTTAATATCGCTTCCGGTCAACCGATCCAATTGAAACAGATAGCTTCTCTTATCGGTGAAAAAATAGGGAACGAGGAATTAATCAAATGGGGAGCCATTCCATCCCCGCAAGATGAGCCTTTATTTGTAGGTGCAAATATTGAGCGGTTGCAACGAGGAATAAATTGGAAACCAAAGTACTCCTTAGATGCTGGTTTAGAAGAAACGATAGTATGGTGGAAGAATAGCTTAGATAAACATTCCTCTTTATGA